From one Aspergillus fumigatus Af293 chromosome 8, whole genome shotgun sequence genomic stretch:
- the axeA gene encoding putative acetyl xylan esterase, which translates to MRALSVFVALFSFLALSSASPGQDVAKRVTSGSLQQVTNFGSNPSGTLMYIYVPNNLATKPGIVVAIHYCTGTAQAYYTGSPYAQLAEKYGFIVIYPQSPYSGTCWDVSSQSALTHNGGGDSNSIANMVTWTISQYNADTSKVFVTGSSSGAMMTNVMAATYPELFAAATVYSGVPAGCFYSSSNQVNGWNSSCAQGNVISTPEVWGGIAKAMYPGYTGPRPRMQIYHGSVDTTLYPQNYYETCKQWAGVFGYNYNSPQSTQSNTPQANYQTTIWGPNLQGIFATGVGHTVPIHGEQDMEWFGFTGGSSSTTTTATTPPTTSTTTSSGGSSTSTGVAEHWGQCGGNGWTGPTACASGYTCTVINEWYSQCL; encoded by the exons ATGCGAGCTCTCTCTGTTTTCGTTGcactcttctctttcctgGCACTATCATCCGCCTCTCCAGGGCAAGATGTGGCCAAGCGAGTCACCAGCGGATCGCTTCAGCAAGTGACCAACTTCGGATCTAACCCCTCGGGCACGCTCATGTACATATATGTCCCTAACAACCTAGCCACTAAGCCTGGAATTGTCGTTGCTATTCATTACT GCACCGGAACCGCACAAGCATACTACACAGGATCCCCCTATGCACAGCTGGCCGAGAAGTAtggcttcatcgtcatctacCCCCAGAGTCCCTATAGCGGTACCTGCTGGGACGTCAGCTCCCAATCCGCCCTGACCCACAATGGCGGCGGCGACAGCAATTCCATCGCCAACATGGTTACCTGGACCATCAGCCAATACAACGCCGACACCAGCAAGGTGTTCGTCACAGGGTCCAGCTCCGGAGCTATGATGACG AACGTCATGGCCGCCACATACCCCGAACTTTTCGCCGCCGCGACAGTCTACTCCGGCGTCCCCGCCGGCTGTTTctactcctcctccaaccaaGTCAACGGCTGGAACAGCAGCTGCGCCCAGGGCAACGTCATCAGCACCCCAGAGGTCTGGGGCGGTATCGCCAAAGCAATGTACCCGGGGTATACCGGGCCACGGCCCCGCATGCAGATCTACCACGGCAGCGTGGATACCACTCTCTACCCGCAGAATTACTACGAAACCTGCAAGCAGTGGGCGGGTGTCTTCGGGTACAACTATAACTCGCCGCAGTCGACCCAGAGCAACACCCCGCAGGCGAACTACCAGACTACCATCTGGGGCCCGAATCTGCAGGGCATCTTTGCAACGGGCGTCGGACATACGGTTCCTATTCATGGGGAGCAGGACATGGAGTGGTTTGGGTTTACCGGGGgttcgtcgtcgacgacgactACTGCTACAACGCCTCCGACGACGAGCACGACGACATCGTCGGGGGGGTCGTCGACCAGCACTGGTGTTGCAGAGCACTGGGGTCAATGTGGCGGTAATGGGTGGACGGGGCCGACGGCGTGTGCGAGCGGGTATACCTGCACCGTGATAAATGAGTGGTATTCCCAGTGTTTGTAG
- a CDS encoding SDR family oxidoreductase, protein MRVFVTGSTGFVGSAVVKELLSAGHKVLGLTRSESGVEQLENQGAEALRGTIEQLDILKKAASECDAVIHLAFNHDFTDYAGSCATDRAAISAMGSSLAAAGGDRALVITSGTMLLPRGKLGDEDDAPDMTHPMAAARGASEKVCLDFAKQGVRASVVRLPPTTHGRGFSGFTGSFVSVALQKGVAAYLGDGQNRWCAGHRDDAARLFRLAAEKATPGSVFHAVGEESVPTKEIAIAVGKKLEIPVVSIPPEKAEEHFGWFWFGVAADNVASSAKTRERLGWTPEGATLMEDIPAIVDFIKSQAV, encoded by the coding sequence ATGCGCGTCTTTGTCACTGGGTCCACCGGCTTCGTCGGCTCAGCCGTCGTCAAAGAACTCCTCTCTGCGGGACATAAAGTCCTCGGCCTGACTCGCAGTGAGAGTGGAGTCGAACAGCTTGAAAACCAAGGCGCCGAGGCCCTACGCGGTACCATTGAACAGCTGGATATCCTCAAGAAAGCCGCCTCCGAATGCGACGCCGTCATCCACCTCGCCTTCAACCACGACTTCACCGACTACGCCGGCTCCTGCGCCACAGACCGCGCCGCCATTAGCGCCATGGGGTCCTCCCTTGCCGCTGCAGGCGGAGACCGCGCCCTGGTCATCACCTCCGGCACGATGCTGCTCCCACGCGGCAAGCTaggcgacgaggacgatgcgcCGGACATGACCCACCCGATGGCTGCGGCCCGCGGCGCCTCGGAAAAAGTGTGTCTTGACTTTGCGAAGCAGGGTGTGCGAGCTAGTGTTGTGCGACTTCCACCTACAACGCACGGCCGTGGGTTCTCAGGATTCACGGGCTCGTTTGTGAGCGTTGCGCTGCAGAAGGGCGTCGCAGCATATCTTGGCGATGGGCAGAACCGCTGGTGTGCCGGCCACCGGGACGACGCGGCGAGGCTGTTCCGActggcggcggagaaggcCACACCTGGGTCGGTTTTCCATGCGGTGGGTGAGGAGAGTGTGCCGACCAAGGAGATTGCGATTGCAGTTGGGAAAAAGCTGGAGATTCCTGTTGTTAGCATTCCGCCggagaaggcagaagagcaTTTCGGTTGGTTCTGGTTTGGTGTCGCGGCTGATAACGTTGCCTCGAGCGCGAAGACGAGAGAGCGGTTGGGTTGGACTCCCGAGGGGGCAACGTTGATGGAAGATATCCCGGCTATTGTTGACTTTATAAAGTCTCAAGCAGTGTAA
- a CDS encoding putative short-chain dehydrogenase/reductase family protein, whose amino-acid sequence MSIFSLDPSFGHYQFISERSTNLTKCDSSNPPVTPTPLHFKLTGQTVIVTGPTAGLGLETCRQLMGLGCHTIILACRDVAKGFRTRSTLLSEYVTRAAMHGSPSVKVLKLDLGSFDSVLLFASQVKSEIPVVDILILNAGVGFLKDFRSTPDGHELTLQTNYLSNVLLLLELLPYLQQSARGRQPARVTWLGSRSAYDSNLVRMVAPHSDLFGYLDDVVNYSTKDRYADTKLLCQAFLYTFTAHLDPRAPSSADGVDDNDHDAAAASGDLNDRAAVAGDPASVNPKPSHDMVYRGTLDI is encoded by the exons ATGTCGATAT TCTCTCTGGATCCCTCCTTTGGCCATTATCAGTTCATCTCTGAAAGATCCACAAACCTGACAAAATGCGATTCTTCCAACCCCCCCGTGACGCCAACCCCATTGCATTTCAAACTCACCGGTCAGACTGTTATCGTCACCGGACCAACAGCAGGGCTCGGCCTCGAAACATGCCGCCAGCTCATGGGCCTTGGATGCCATACCATTATTCTCGCCTGCCGTGATGTCGCCAAGGGCTTTCGAACCCGGTCAACCCTCCTCTCGGAGTATGTGACCCGGGCAGCCATGCATGGTAGCCCGTCCGTGAAGGTACTGAAGCTTGACCTGGGCAGTTTCGACAGTGTTTTATTATTTGCATCCCAGGTGAAGAGCGAGATCCCAGTTGTGGATATCTTGATATTAAACGCGGGGGTTGGATTTCTGAAGGACTTCCGCTCTACCCCGGACGGCCACGAATTGACTCTGCAGACTAATTATCTCTCCAATgtgctgctcctcctggaaCTCCTCCCCTATCTGCAGCAGTCCGCACGGGGCCGCCAGCCCGCCAGGGTCACCTGGCTCGGGAGTCGATCTGCGTACGACTCCAACCTCGTTCGCATGGTCGCTCCGCACTCGGACCTTTTCGGGTATCTGGACGATGTTGTCAATTACAGCACCAAAGATCGATACGCAGATACAAAGTTACTTTGTCAGGCATTTCTATATACTTTTACGGCGCATCTAGACCCCCGGGCGCCCTCCTCTGCGGATGGGGTTGACGATAATGATCATGATGCGGCAGCTGCGAGCGGGGACCTGAATGACAGGGCAGCGGTCGCTGGGGACCCAGCCAGTGTAAACCCTAAACCCTCACATGACATGGTATACAG AGGAACTCTGGATATATAA
- a CDS encoding bZIP transcription factor — translation MEWFYPRVSVWYQGLSSSHKTRHVKFPHNHHCKHQPELVSHSFLSKSPNRSYFIKSALSIMPRVKRKTKDEDLKRVRENQRKCRQRKRDYIAELESKIAAYAEAAAEADRRRQAVEENLCRENEALRTLLASSGFGHNVPNLNTAQKQQEAILDDIQMNLSFTSNTLPTTLELHADSLALELPNVTSSFGSPTTIREVADTGLVAPSSVDFTPSQSTDLSTCLDFPGPGLHELTVPEGESRTSPLELLPPTNQSTIGLNMPIGLVDPILQDTTLCAVAIQIVRHCNKKNLSMVELDAKLRHGYRNARSPLEGCRVTNWVLLSVLAEIVQ, via the exons ATGGAGTGGTTTTATCCCCGCGTTTCGGTCTGGTACCAGGGGCTATCTTCATCTCATAAGACCAGACACGTCAAATTTCCACACAACCACCATTGCAAGCATCAACCGGAGCTTGTCAGCCATTCATTTTTATCGAAATCTCCAAACAGATCCTACTTTATCAAATCTGCATTATCTATTATGCCTCGTGTAAAACGAAAGACGAAG GATGAGGACCTTAAGCGGGTCCGTGAAAACCAGCGCAAATGTCGGCAACGAAAGCGTGACTACATCGCCGAACTAGAAAGCAAAATCGCAGCTTATGCGGAGGCTGCAGCCGAGGCTGATAGAAGGCGACAGGCCGTGGAAGAGAATCTTTGTAGAGAGAACGAGGCACTTCGGACCTTGTTGGCCTCCAGTGGCTTTGGTCACAACGTCCCGAACCTTAATACCgcgcagaagcagcaggaagCCATCTTGGACGATATTCAAATGAACCTTAGCTTCACGTCAAATACTCTGCCGACCACCCTTGAACTGCACGCTGATTCATTGGCCCTGGAGTTGCCGAAC GTTACTTCTAGCTTTGGATCCCCGACTACGATTCGTGAAGTTGCGGATACTGGACTTGTGGCGCCTTCGAGCGTAGATTTTACGCCCTCGCAATCCACAGATCTTAGCACTTGTCTGGACTTTCCGGGTCCGGGCCTCCATGAACTGACGGTGCCGGAGGGAGAATCGCGAACCAGTCCGCTTGAGCTCCTGCCTCCAACTAACCAAAGTACAATCGGTCTTAATATGCCCATAGGATTGGTTGATCCTATTCTACAAGACACAACATTGTGCGCTGTTGCCATTCAGATTGTCCGTCACTGTAATAAGAAGAATCTAAGCATGGTGGAGCTGGACGCTAAGCTCCGTCATGGGTATAGAAATGCTAGGTCGCCTCTGGAAGGTTGTAGGGTCACTAACTGGGTTTTACTGTCTGTCCTTGCCGAGATTGTACAATAG
- a CDS encoding acyl-CoA thioesterase, translating to MENYTIPLEKAVDLTPVSSQLDTFTNAQALWSFVGGYGVYGGSTVAHCLVAAQKTIPSDYVAHSLYCSFVPPANPKQRIEYRVERTRDGKSFLTRTVHATQKAKVISAAIVNFVRAGTYSKSSDTDRAGRLEHGPKRPEGLTVPDEAEMDGKGIDGPFEMRWGEVLNQRSDDLVHTRIRYWMRAKEPMQQTDPQVQLAALSYMSDAYFIGAAVQVYDVPGQTFGTKMAMAASLNHAIYFHHPDAVRADEWMCSERESPWAGNDRALVIQRIWSLEGLLVASCVQEGVLRVQAPFEKVKL from the exons ATGGAAAACTACACCATTCCCCTAGAAAAGGCTGTCGACCTGACGCCTGTGTCTTCGCAACTG GACACCTTCACCAACGCTCAAGCACTGTGGAGCTTTGTGGGCGGATATGGAGTCTACGGCGGATCGACTGTCGCCCACTGTCTTGTGGCCGCCCAAAAGACCATCCCCAGTGATTATGTTGCCCATTCCCTCTACTGTAGCTTCGTGCCCCCCGCCAATCCAAAGCAACGGATTGAGTATCGTGTTGAACGAACACGCGATGGGAAAAGCTTCCTCACGAGGACCGTCCACGCCACCCAGAAGGCCAAGGTGATCTCAGCAGCAATCGTCAACTTTGTACGGGCGGGAACATACAGTAAGAGCAGCGACACTGACAGGGCAGGAAGGCTCGAACACGGGCCAAAAAGGCCCGAGGGGTTGACAGTACCCGATGAAGCCGAGATGGATGGGAAGGGGATCGATGGGCCATTTGAGATGCGCTGGGGGGAAGTTCTGAACC AAAGGTCCGACGACCTGGTCCACACTCGGATCCGATACTGGATGCGAGCTAAGGAACCCATGCAACAGACGGATCCTCAGGTCCAACTTGCGGCGCTGTCATACATGTCCGACGCCTATTTCATTGGTGCTGCAGTACAGGTATATGATGTGCCCGGTCAGACGTTCGGGACCAAAATGGCCATGGCAGCTAGTTTGAATCATGCAATTTACTTCCACCACCCTGACGCGGTGCGGGCGGATGAGTGGATGTGCTCCGAGCGAGAGAGCCCGTGGGCCGGCAACGATCGCGCGCTGGTGATTCAGCGGATTTGGTCCCTTGAAGGTCTCTTGGTGGCCTCGTGTGTTCAAGAG GGAGTTCTTCGTGTTCAGGCGCCCTTCGAAAAGGTAAAACTGTGA
- a CDS encoding MBL fold metallo-hydrolase, with translation MAPFQGSVSVTYITTATAIINIDGVRFLTDPVFCPAGSEYVYDGWAKANWKEWGFQNRPPTSVLRSFDGPALQLHDIPPIDAILLSHEDHVDNLDPFGRQLLDGRRVYTTPDGAHNLQPRPGVVGLKPWQTVSAQIGGKDFRITGTPCKHFPGGEVTGFIVECESFGVDETGLPNVVYFSGDTVWIDELVEIKNKWHVSVAVLNLGNALFEYPRGMLQITFDGKQAAHFMRATGADIMVPIHFESWEHFTEHREDLQKVFDKEGIAENVCWLVPGVEKRVI, from the coding sequence ATGGCTCCCTTCCAAGGTTCTGTCTCCGTGACTTACATCACCACCGCCACGGCGATCATCAACATTGATGGGGTGCGGTTCCTCACAGACCCCGTTTTCTGTCCTGCTGGCTCGGAATATGTCTACGATGGTTGGGCCAAGGCCAACTGGAAGGAATGGGGCTTCCAAAACCGTCCACCGACCTCTGTCCTGCGCAGCTTCGATGGTCCTGCCCTCCAGCTGCACGACATCCCCCCGATCGATGCCATCCTTCTCAGCCACGAAGACCATGTTGACAATCTCGACCCCTTTGgtcgccagctcctcgatgGTCGCCGTGTCTACACCACCCCCGATGGTGCGCACAATCTCCAGCCACGCCCTGGTGTCGTCGGCCTCAAGCCCTGGCAGACTGTCTCAGCCCAGATCGGTGGCAAGGACTTCCGGATTACTGGTACGCCCTGCAAGCACTTCCCCGGCGGCGAGGTCACAGGCTTCATTGTGGAATGTGAGTCCTTCGGCGTCGATGAGACCGGCCTTCCCAACGTCGTCTATTTCTCCGGCGACACGGTGTGGATCGATGAGCTGGTGGAAATCAAGAACAAGTGGCATGTATCTGTGGCGGTTTTGAATCTGGGCAATGCCCTCTTCGAGTATCCCAGGGGTATGCTGCAGATTACCTTTGACGGCAAGCAGGCGGCACACTTTATGCGAGCGACAGGTGCTGATATCATGGTGCCGATCCATTTCGAATCCTGGGAGCACTTTACCGAGCATCGGGAGGATTTGCAGAAAGTTTTCGATAAGGAGGGCATTGCAGAAAATGTTTGCTGGCTGGTGCCTGGTGTGGAGAAGAGAGTTATTTGA
- a CDS encoding putative ubiE/COQ5 methyltransferase, translating into MAENTYQHVRSRYGDIAKRTGTTIHDKEDDIALAFGYSAQDLHALPDKANLGLSCGNPVAHANIKEGETIVDLGSGGGIDVLLAARKVGPEGTAIGIDMTKDMINLAKKNAEAAGLSNTRFIEATITSIPLPDASVDCIISNCVINLVPSKDKPTVFQEIARLLKPGGRVAISDILARKELPAKIVNDMALYVGCIAGASQVAEYEEYLKRAGFKSTYFNSTQILLFVTNMTADILIVDTKSDLNLYKQSSYLGQSSCCGPAGSCKALPAEYAEMDFNEWQPRVGQVSNCWSLQLITAHSMCNNSSLLSNNFAICRVDLRLIMSILLAGASNIYHQQIEPFQLSRFGTAFTAETNPNNTGISSNGPTVDAIAWLLSALNIVIATAITS; encoded by the exons ATGGCTGAGAACACCTATCAACACGTGCGGTCCCGCTATGGAGACATCGCTAAACGCACAGGCACCACCATCCatgacaaggaagacgacaTTGCATTAGCCTTTGGGTACAGTGCGCAGGACCTACATGCTCTTCCAGATAAAGCAAATCTAGGATTGAGTTGCGGCAATCCTGTGGCACATGCCAATATCAAGGAG GGGGAGACAATTGTCGATCTCGGAAGTGGAGGCGGCATCGATGTCCTTCTAGCCGCTCGCAAGGTGGGACCAGAAGGAACCGCCATTGGAATTGACATGACGAAA GACATGATCAATCTCGCGAAGAAAAACGCCGAAGCGGCTGGTCTGTCCAATACTCGTTTTATTGAGGCGACCATCACCTCTATCCCGCTTCCGGATGCCAGTGTCGACTGCATTATCAGCAACTGCGTTATCAATCTGGTACCATCAAAGGATAAACCGACTGTATTCCAGGAAATCGCTCGCTTGCTGAAGCCGGGTGGAAGGGTTGCTATCAGTGACATCCTCGCCAGGAAGGAGCTCCCAGCGAAGATCGTCAACGATATGGCTCTCTATGTTGGGTGCATTGCGGGGGCCAGTCAGGTCGCAGAGTATGAAGAATATCTCAAACGCGCGGGATTTAAGAGTACGTACTTCAATTCCACGCAGATATTGCTCTTCGTTACTAATATGACTGCAGATATTCTGATTGTCGACACTAAATCAGACCTCAATCTGTATAAACAGTCCTCCTATCTAGGTCAAAGTAGTTGTTGTGGCCCAGCAGGTTCTTGCAAAGCGTTACCAGCTGAATATGCTGAGATGGATTTCAACGAATGG CAGCCTCGTGTAGGACAGGTCTCAAACTGCTGGAGTCTGCAACTGATCACGGCGCATTCGATGTGCAACAATTCAAGCTTATTGAGTAATAATTTTGCCATTTGCCGTGTGGATCTCAGACTTATTATGAGTATTCTTCTAGCTGGAGCAAGCAATATCTATCATCAGCAAATCGAACCCTTCCAACTTAGTCGGTTTGGCACAGCTTTCACAGCAGAGACAAACCCCAACAATACTGGCATCTCATCTAATGGCCCCACTGTAGACGCAATAGCCTGGCTGCTGTCTGCTCTAAATATTGTAATAGCAACAGCAATAACCAGCTGA
- a CDS encoding putative amino acid permease codes for MPEDTIELSSFRTKVAPEYALELGNQPETGDRKAFPNSVSGGGYTSSNNTNGKQRMERKFGSLSILALSVTLLASWESIARYVGSHQCLSCRGFAPGLMNGGPAALVWGMVLSITGTMALALSLGEMASICPLAGAQYHWTALLAPPRIRAFSTWMQGWITVFGWQAAVTSISFLVATQIQGLIILNRPEYEPQRWHGTLLMWAVMLFSLSINVFAVRILPFLQLLGGLMHVVFFIVLIVPLVLLSPRSTPEFVFTELLNQGGWSSDGVSWCLGMLTVTYCFTGFDGAIHMSEEVHNPTTVVPRILIQTILINGTLAFGFILVMLFCIGDIHSILHSPTGFPIIAMFYQATGSVHATTAMQSVITLIGSVSNIAVVASVSRLTWAFARDGGLPYSKFFAHVDGKYHTPLRAICLVCFTVVLLSLVNIASTTALSAILALTTSSLFISYIIPVVMMARKRIRKEPIAFGPFALGRWGLAINIYAIVFGVFICTFVSFPTEIPVTATNMNYSGPVFLGVSVLLICDWAVRGRRRFTGPLKELLTQGAREMYVSSS; via the exons ATGCCTGAAGATACAATCGAGCTGTCGTCCTTTAGGACAAAAGTCGCCCCTGAATATGCACTGGAGCTGGGAAACCAACCTGAAACGGGCGACAGGAAGGCCTTCCCCAACAGCGTCAGTGGCGGGGGATACACCTCGTCGAACAATACCAATGGAAAGCAACGGATGGAG AGGAAATTCGGCTCGCTCTCCATCCTGGCCCTGTCCGTCACATTGTTAGCATCATGGGAGTCCATCGCCAGGTACGTTGGCAGTCACCAATGCCTGAGCTGCCG CGGATTTGCTCCCGGTTTGATGAATGGAGGTCCTGCGGCTTTGGTTTGGGGGATGGTGCTATCAATAACAGGGACGATGGCGCTGGCCTTGTCGCTGGGCGAAATGGCCTCCATCTGCCCACTTGCGGGAGCACAGTACCACTGGACCGCGCTGCTGGCGCCGCCACGGATCCGGGCGTTCAGCACTTGGATGCAAG GCTGGATCACAGTATTTGGATGGCAGGCCGCCGTCACCAGTATCAGCTTCCTCGTGGCCACGCAAATCCAAGGCCTGATCATCCTGAATCGCCCAGAGTATGAACCGCAACGATGGCATGGAACCTTGCTCATGTGGGCGGTGATGCTCTTCTCGTTGAGCATCAATGTCTTTGCCGTTCGAATCTTGCCCTTCCTTCAGCTGTTGGGCGGCCTTATGCACGTCGTATTCTTCATCGTTCTGATCGTTCCTCTGGTGCTATTGTCGCCACGCAGTACGCCTGAATTTGTTTTTACGGAGCTGCTGAACCAGGGCGGATGGAGTAGCGATGGAGTGTCCTGGTGTCTGGGAATGTTGACGGTCACCTATTGCTTTACCG GATTCGACGGGGCCATCCACATGAGCGAAGAAGTCCACAACCCGACCACCGTGGTCCCTCGCATCCTCATCCAAACCATTCTTATCAACGGCACTCTGGCATTCGGGTTCATTCTGGTCATGCTGTTCTGCATCGGAGACATTCACTCCATCTTACACTCTCCCACCGGCTTccccatcatcgccatgtTCTACCAGGCCACCGGCTCCGTCCACgcaacaacagcaatgcAATCGGTCATCACCCTGATCGGCTCCGTCTCCAACATCGCCGTCGTTGCGTCCGTCTCCCGCCTCACATGGGCTTTTGCCCGAGACGGAGGCCTGCCCTATTCCAAGTTCTTTGCTCACGTGGATGGCAAATACCACACCCCCCTCCGCGCCATCTGCCTCGTCTGCTTCACTGTCGTCCTGCTCTCCCTCGTCAACatcgcctccaccaccgccctcaGCGCTATCCTGGCCCTCACCACCAGCTCGCTTTTCATCTCATACATCATCCCCGTCGTCATGATGGCCCGGAAGCGTATCCGGAAGGAGCCGATTGCGTTCGGCCCATTTGCGCTTGGCCGATGGGGTCTGGCGATCAACATCTATGCTATCGTCTTTGGCGTCTTTATTTGTACTTTCGTGTCATTTCCGACCGAGATTCCTGTGACGGCAACCAATATGAATTACAGCGGGCCGGTGTTTCTCGGAGTGAGCGTCCTGTTGATTTGTGATTGGGCGGTcagagggagaaggaggttTACAGGGCCGTTGAAGGAGTTGTTAACGCAGGGTGCTCGCGAGATGTATGTTTCCTCGAGCTGA